A region of Drosophila suzukii chromosome 2L, CBGP_Dsuzu_IsoJpt1.0, whole genome shotgun sequence DNA encodes the following proteins:
- the LOC108019829 gene encoding uncharacterized protein isoform X4, producing the protein MDIALRGTNTASSTSTTGTGLHHAVSLGNIEVSTKTTYSSHMDRSYDSEDEHTGRRRLRHTLSTELQPRTSVYSRGDIREQYCLTDRQLHSIEQRPRRERFFGCLSRRGQTQSGSFLGGCVGRRVPSDENLAAYAPFEKYPRYQNNYTDTHELESSYFRRQPASILSTGKSGEADLGGRYTWIGQQQVPQVTNNNSDYQSDHSSYHCPTYATMPTTHHQHHHQQQGGNVRTKHVSFARSHTLTSFDNVNAGFRSSGRMKTARSQERLIGGKKPIIATGSMYETLQPPLQGQQMQQSSTLPKTWLPPPVQLQPCQHHHAPIHLHQNIPDNMVGLIIPQPLPLALPLPSPEVLIVEKKFRNAMKTQATQTDAAARRQGQVGYNTQVLALSPRPPHRIKVVSQGAQTNGLQNGKKLTKSLSEIPNGKEIPLHHYQQGSIYPHEMIYRTQSQDVTPLQTLSDAQNNIMYYKPPPPLLDAHSYGLGMEHLSRTRPSPSEQSVEYVNVNAAAVALNESFDYESNSLPRRACTSHTDFFSNSLPRRQDVCKHVTECSELIADSVPLDFSQSHLLPPPSEYCKNDDDVEVEEYYDEEEDHPHETESYSSEVCMEQAAQHRRMSMLPQMIDSPFRRDDLRRQSMPVYGQTEKLIDGFGPRSSFRRRDKVSCFPDEPQPEVRDEQEIFIDFKPHISPKPSPKLQLKHRKQHKAEIAMRKMQQQRMAQAAALTLPKLKPQPVEVEVRKVELEPSDEEEDEEEPSEAEEEPEEEEIDEDEQKLETDHQEDEEPLYENITPCGCRVDPQPDLDQDIQDKRSQFRKRSVSLDDDYETKASGTPTPGLRLPSTPASPCRDELLANVSTYPSSDSLANDNTRDHSDGIWNESQVTVLTAEQRDISDGSYSSNLLLTPSSKRKNLLLQHQQRSSVDTDALDFEEQSPTYGLQTLPKIIKTPTPTASRPASTQPIMPPPAIAVTPSSNQIPDSSISSPLPKRSMVARGSVPDARQLMFMGGAAKQRHSDASFLPMGATDYARSADISECSTNTDEYATCTDTSKRTPVSTQSSQLEKTHAGSSFESASSLYSMREEVLQHDEREKDKDKAPLSKAQLKSPIGSVAELTRKSPSHSISSTTSSGSCPVSGAAIKSPAKESQPQTVASSGTTQVKVSSAESIPPGTGTVTGTKPKPDSISEDERSEVRYSSSGYYESPHDEDDGEQVIRSKARRMRQEDERKRRKTSMKLDIEKENMRALTSPIKKPSGSSKVTSPEQQIAGPLDNGSSPSKMKRFRPKIRRQLRKSSREDVLAAAAVRRSRATPTIFGLSSGSGDTELLLDASMSTGAQTGITTSALAGALAGTCTTTTVMTSASSTTSKFPTSESLTTEAVVIPLTVKKPHSCATPTSLLSPKLPTTTTTTGTQSKSTSDTFQLKAKSIESLRSVSPGSDSVFYSEADGNVASGEQSHCHHCGKEMEGKQQSNTISELAGDSVESIPYIEQDIVKPPSDFADSPVTTKTTQRLYKKMDKRFRSEERYHGERGRHYKTRQENIRAKSEERGRVPSLPNTPVLRPAGSSPCVLPDINTEQNQHIIYKGHYDAGRYTRLTDDDLWTQLDHQCFDRSRERRASTESEKGFHAKYQVILHRLVQRRCTLEMYHRQKNNSFRVDKTVVVKSDSGEFGFRIHGSKPVVVAAIEPETPAESSGLEVGDIIISVNGVQVLDKHHTEVVKIAHDGCEKLELQVARTIGVLMHEQLEPPSQPIFSGYLWRQSGQAKGAPNSKKWVRRWFSLRPDNCLYYYKTEDDSQPVGAMIMAKHTVDLCPVDVGKPFAFKVDAGEGIPMYVAADSDELANRWLQLLRQAASQDNQWLDKSARCLYQSPTNIQRPDCFGYLLKLGSRWCGWSKRYCVLKDACLYFYQDANSKSAFGMACLHGYKVASMSANASGKKNSFEIIPPETKLRHYFFCTESEMDKKRWISALEYSIDRWIKSG; encoded by the exons ATGGATATTGCCTTGCGTGGCACAAACACAGCATCATCAACATCAACGACTGGAACTG GTCTGCATCATGCTGTGTCACTGGGCAACATTGAGGTCTCCACCAAG ACCACCTACTCCAGCCACATGGATCGCAGCTACGACTCCGAAGACGAACACACTGGTCGCCGAAGACTTCGCCACACACTCTCCACCGAGTTGCAGCCTCGCACTTCAGTCTACTCACGCGGAGATATTAGGGAACAG TACTGCCTCACAGATCGCCAGCTGCACAGCATAGAGCAGCGTCCTAGGCGGGAACGATTTTTTGGCTGCCTTTCGCGTCGTGGTCAAACGCAGTCGGGCAGTTTTTTGGGCGGCTGTGTGGGTCGCCGGGTGCCCTCCGATGAGAATCTGGCCGCCTACGCACCATTTGAAAAGTATCCACG CTACCAGAACAACTACACAGACACACACGAATTGGAAAGTTCCTATTTTCGCCGTCAGCCGGCTTCCATTTTGAGCACTGGTAAATCGGGTGAAGCGGACCTGGGAGGCCGTTACACCTGGATTGGCCAGCAGCAGGTGCCACAGGTGACCAACAACAACTCCGACTACCAATCGGACCACAG CTCGTATCACTGCCCCACTTACGCCACGATGCCAACCACTcaccaccagcaccaccaccaacagCAGGGCGGAAATGTGAG AACAAAGCACGTGAGCTTCGCCAGGTCCCACACACTCACCAGCTTCGATAATGTGAATGCCGGATTTCGATCCTCGGGGCGAATGAAAACCGCCCGAAGTCAGGAGCGATTAATTGGCGGCAAGAAGCCCATTATCGCCACGGGCTCAATGTACGAAACCCTGCAGCCCCCTCTTCAGGGCCAGCAGATGCAACAGAGCTCCACCCTGCCGAAAACCTGGCTGCCACCTCCAGTTCAACTGCAGCCCTGCCAGCACCACCATGCCCCCATTCACCTGCACCAAAATATTCCAG ACAACATGGTTGGCCTGATCATACCACAGCCCCTGCCTTTGGCTCTTCCACTGCCCAGCCCGGAAGTTCTCATCGTGGAGAAGAAGTTCCGCAACGCCATGAAGACGCAGGCCACTCAAACGGATGCAGCTGCCCGGCGACAGGGTCAAGTTGGCTATAATACCCAGGTATTGGCCCTAAGTCCCCGGCCACCCCATCGTATTAAAGTGGTCTCCCAGGGGGCTCAAACGAATGGCCTACAAAATGGCAAGAAACTCACGAAGAGCCTCTCTGAAATACCCAATGGAAAGGAAATTCCATTGCATCATTATCAACAAGG ATCGATTTACCCCCACGAGATGATCTACCGCACTCAGTCGCAGGACGTGACCCCTCTGCAGACCCTCTCGGATGCCCAGAACAACATCATGTACTACAAACCGCCGCCCCCCTTGCTGGATGCCCACAGCTATGGCCTGGGAATGGAGCACCTGAGCAGGACTCGACCCTCGCCCTCTGAACAGAGTGTGGAGTATGTGAATGTGAATGCCGCGGCGGTGGCCCTGAACGAAAGTTTCGACTACGAGAGCAACAGTTTGCCTCGACGAGCGTGTACCTCGCACACGGATTTCTTTTCGAACAGTTTGCCCAGGAGACAGGATGTGTGCAAACATGTTACGGAGTGCTCGGAACTGATAGCCGATAGTGTTCCCTTGGACTTTAGCCAATCGCATTTATTGCCGCCACCCAGTGAATACTGCAAGAACGACGACGATGTGGAGGTGGAGGAGTACtacgacgaggaggaggaccaTCCCCACGAAACGGAGAGCTACAGTTCGGAGGTCTGCATGGAGCAGGCGGCCCAACATCGCCGAATGTCCATGCTGCCCCAGATGATTGACTCCCCATTTCGTCGCGATGATTTGAGACGCCAGTCGATGCCTGTTTATGGACAAACAGAGAAACTCATTGACGGCTTCGGACCGAGGAGCTCTTTTCGCAGACGCGACAAGGTCAGCTGCTTTCCCGACGAGCCGCAGCCGGAAGTTCGAGATGAGCAGGAGATCTTCATAGATTTCAAGCCACACATCTCACCCAAACCAAGTCCCAAGTTGCAGCTGAAGCACCGGAAGCAGCACAAGGCGGAAATCGCCATGAGGAagatgcagcagcagcggaTGGCACAGGCGGCTGCCTTGACCCTGCCCAAATTAAAGCCACAGCCAGTCGAAGTTGAGGTTAGAAAAGTTGAACTTGAGCCCAGCGATGAGGAAGAGGACGAGGAGGAGCCCTCCGAGGCGGAAGAGGAGCCCGAAGAGGAGGAGATCGATGAGGATGAGCAGAAGCTGGAGACGGATCACCAGGAGGACGAGGAGCCGCTGTACGAGAACATAACTCCCTGCGGTTGTCGGGTGGATCCCCAGCCAGATCTGGATCAGGATATCCAGGACAAGCGCTCTCAGTTCCGCAAGCGCTCCGTGAGTTTGGATGACGACTACGAGACCAAGGCCTCGGGAACTCCCACTCCTGGCCTGCGACTTCCATCCACCCCAGCCAGTCCTTGTCGCGATGAACTGCTGGCCAACGTCTCAACTTATCCCTCCTCAGACTCGCTGGCCAATGACAATACACGCGATCATTCCGATGGCATCTGGAATGAGTCGCAGGTTACTGTCTTGACGGCTGAACAGCGCGATATATCCGATGGATCTTATAGCTCCAATTTGCTATTGACTCCCTCTTCCAAGAGAAAGAACCTGCTGCTGCAGCACCAGCAGAGAAGCTCGGTGGACACCGATGCCCTGGATTTCGAAGAACAA AGCCCCACCTATGGCCTACAAACACTGCCGAAGATCATCAAGACTCCAACACCAACTGCATCGAGGCCAGCTTCCACTCAACCCATAATGCCGCCACCAGCAATTGCCGTGACCCCATCTTCAAATCAGATTCCGGACTCATCTATAAGTTCGCCACTGCCTAAGAGGAGCATGGTGGCCAGGGGATCCGTTCCAGACGCCCGCCAGCTCATGTTCATGGGTGGAGCCGCCAAACAAAG ACACTCGGATGCCTCGTTCCTGCCCATGGGCGCCACCGATTACGCCAGGAGTGCGGATATCTCAGAGTGCAGTACGAATACAGATGAGTATGCCACCTGCACGGACACCTCGAAACGCACACCAG TTTCCACCCAGAGCTCGCAGTTAGAGAAGACCCATGCCGGCAGTTCCTTCGAAAGCGCTAGTTCTCTGTATTCCATGAGGGAGGAAGTACTGCAGCACGACGAGAGGGAGAAAGATAAGGATAAGGCTCCGCTTTCCAAGGCCCAATTGAAGTCCCCCATTGGTTCGGTGGCTGAGCTGACCAGGAAATCACCATCGCACTCCATAAGTAGCACCACCTCTTCGGGCAGTTGTCCTGTCTCGGGAGCAGCTATCAAATCACCTGCCAAGGAAAGTCAGCCACAAACGGTTGCCAGTTCGGGAACGACACAAGTGAAAGTGAGCTCAGCTGAAAGTATTCCTCCTGGAACTGGAACTGTTACTGGAACCAAGCCCAAGCCCGATTCCATATCCGAGGATGAGCGGAGCGAAGTGCGTTACTCCTCCTCCGGTTATTACGAGAGTCCTCACGACGAAGATGATGGAGAGCAGGTGATACGAAGCAAAGCACGCCGCATGAGACAGGAAGACGAGAGGAAGAGGCGCAAGACTAGCATGAAACTGGACATTGAGAAGGAAAACATGCGGGCCCTAACGAGTCCCATTAAAAAACCCTCGGGATCTAGCAAAGTCACATCGCCAGAGCAACAGATTGCGGGACCACTGGACAACGGGAGCAGTCCCAGCAAGATGAAACGCTTCCGTCCCAAGATACGAAGGCAGCTGAGAAAGAGTTCACGGGAGGATGTTCTGGCGGCGGCAGCGGTGCGAAGGAgtcgtgccacgcccactatttTTGGTCTAAGCAGCGGAAGTGGGGATACAGAGCTCCTGCTAGATGCCAGCATGTCTACTGGCGCCCAAACAGGAATTACCACTAGCGCCCTAGCAGGGGCCTTAGCCGGGACATGCACCACCACAACCGTTATGACGTCTGCTTCTTCCACTACATCGAAGTTTCCAACATCGGAGTCATTAACCACAGAGGCAGTAGTTATTCCGTTGACGGTGAAGAAACCCCATAGTTGCGCCACGCCCACATCCCTGCTGTCGCCCAAACTGcccacaacaacaactactACCGGTACCCAGTCGAAGTCCACATCGGACACCTTTCAACTCAAAGCCAAATCCATCGAATCCCTGCGATCCGTGTCACCAGGTTCCGATTCCGTGTTCTATAGCGAAGCAGACGGCAATGTCGCCAGTGGAGAACAGAGTCACTGTCACCATTGCGGCAAGGAAATGGAGGGCAAGCAGCAGAGCAACACCATCAGCGAACTCGCCGGTGATTCGGTGGAATCGATACCCTACATCGAACAGGATATTGTAAAGCCGCCATCGGACTTTGCCGACTCCCCGGTGACCACCAAGACCACGCAGCGGCTATACAAGAAAATGGACAAGCGATTCCGATCCGAGGAGCGATATCACGGCGAAAGGGGCCGGCACTACAAGACCAGGCAGGAGAACATCAGGGCAAAG AGCGAGGAGCGTGGACGCGTCCCCAGTTTGCCCAATACTCCCGTATTGCGTCCTGCCGGCTCCAGTCCCTGTGTTTTACCGGATATCAACACAGAACAGAACCAGCACATCATCTACAAAGGACATTATGACGCAGGTCGCTATACTCGACTTACTGATGATGACTTGTGGACTCAGCTGGACCATCAGTGTTTCG ATCGTTCCAGGGAACGTCGAGCTTCAACGGAGTCCGAGAAGGGCTTCCACGCCAAATACCAAGTGATCCTGCATCGTCTCGTCCAGCGACGTTGTACCCTGGAAATGTATCACCGCCAGAAGAACAACAGCTTTC GCGTGGATAAAACCGTGGTGGTCAAGAGCGATTCCGGTGAGTTTGGCTTCCGTATCCACGGTTCCAAGCCCGTGGTAGTGGCTGCCATTGAACCGGAGACTCCGGCGGAGAGTTCTGGCCTGGAGGTGGGCGACATCATAATCTCCGTGAACGGAGTCCAAGTGCTGGACAAACACCACACCGAGGTGGTCAAGATCGCACACGATGGCTGCGAAAAGCTGGAACTTCAGGTGGCCCGGACCATTGGAGTTCTGATGCACGAACAGCTGGAACCACCAAGTCAGCCCATATTCAGTGGATATTTGTGGCGACAGAGCGGACAGGCCAAGGGAGCCCCGAATTCAAAGAAATGGGTGCGACGCTGGTTCTCCCTGAGGCCCGACAATTGCCTGTACTACTACAAAACGGAAGAT GACTCCCAGCCCGTTGGCGCCATGATAATGGCCAAGCACACGGTGGACCTGTGTCCTGTGGATGTGGGCAAGCCTTTCGCCTTCAAAGTGGATGCCGGTGAGGGTATTCCCATGTATGTGGCCGCCGATTCCGATGAGTTGGCCAACAGGTGGCTCCAGCTACTCAGACAAGCGGCCTCCCAGGACAACCAGTGGCTGGACAAAAG TGCCCGGTGTTTGTACCAGAGTCCCACCAACATTCAGAGGCCCGATTGCTTTGGCTACCTACTCAAATTGGGCTCAAGGTGGTGCGGATGGTCGAAACGCTATTGCGTTCTTAAGGATGCCTGCCTCTATTTTTACCAAGATGCAAATAGCAAGAGTGCATTCG GCATGGCCTGCTTGCACGGCTACAAAGTGGCCTCAATGTCCGCCAATGCATCCGGCAAGAAGAACTCGTTCGAGATAATACCACCAGAAACGAAATTGCGTCATTATTTTTTCTGCACCGAAAGCGAAATGGATAAGAAGCG CTGGATATCCGCACTGGAATACTCCATTGACCGCTGGATAAAGTCCGGGTAA